The Anopheles merus strain MAF unplaced genomic scaffold, AmerM5.1 LNR4000503, whole genome shotgun sequence DNA window tatgtaattctAACAAACCCATTTTCAATTTCAGTTCATTGAAGTTTACTTGGTCTTTGGTTTCACATTTAtagctgtttattttttttaattttttttgttttgtttagtcaGCACATAATGTAGTATGAAACGGAGTCTGTTCTTATAGAACTATTCCAATGAATCTAGATGATATTTTTGCGGTAGATTTTAAGAGCTCCCGTATACAGGTCGGTTGTTGCAGATGCTTGTCGACAATCTTTTGAATTTTATCTATATTGCTGTCCAGTGTGTAGTCCGTGTTATTCGATTCTATATGTTTTAGCTCGGCTATACAATAATCTCTAACTAATTCTAGCTCGCCGTAGATATTTACTTCATTTTTGTCGAAAACTTTCAtctgaaaaaagaaaataacattgtaacagatttttttaaacgaaaaTTTTCACATACTTCAGATATATCGTCAATATTTGGAGATTCGTCTTCCGCTTCCTGCTCTTTCATTATCCATATAACGACGATAACAGATACTATCTGATTTGTGGTAAACTTATGACCCATCATTGTTTTGTTCAGTAATCGTAAATATGCACTTTGTGCATACGTCGCTACTAGTGGTTCTGcaattttgaaattgaaaaaagaaagataattAATAATCGTGTGATGTCAAAAACATGTTGTACCTTTATACTGAATTTTACTAAATATATGGTTCATAACTCactttgtttcactttttcgaCCACTTGGTGAAGTTGGCTTACGACCATTGACGCTTTGGCACGAATACTAGAATCATCATCACTTAGTAAATTCAATAGAGCAAAACTGAAACTTATGTATTGATTAAGCGATTTTCCTTCGAAAATTTTTCTACCCACTATATGCAAACACTCCACTGCAGTTAACCTATGAGagtaaaacataaaacccATGATGTTATGCTAGTTATCATACAAGTTGTATTAGTTGTTATCGTAGCGATGGCTTCTTACCTAATGGGTTTCGATTGATATGCAGCTGTAAGAGTTGATACAAAATCAACGTTCAACGTGAACTCATTTGAGCCCTTCGATTCGTTTTGCAGCATACGCTTTAAACAGCGGAACATGGCACTACGCAGTTGATAGGGTTTACTGTTTGCCACCTTGAAGATGGACTTTATTGCTTCACGGGCGCTTTTCCCGTCCAGCAAAACGTTGCTTACTGCCACGCCACTATAACTTAGCACTAGATACGCCTTCACCTGGATTGTGTACGGTTGTTTGTGGCATTCATCAAAGATAAGCCGTCGTAAACAGCtgtggaaatgttgtgaacgCAACAGTTCAGCCTTAAGCCATCGTAACCGATCCGGCTTAAGTTCGCAAATATTGCGGAAGTAAAACACCTCCACAGGAGTGATATCGTATTCTTCACAGTGCTTTCCAATGTGATCAATATCCAGCACTAGCAATATTGTATTTAACATGGCTTGTATGTACTCTGGCGATTGCTTTTTTTCACCATCTGATTCAATTCGCAACAGGAAACATTGTGTGCTTCGAATCGCTGCTTCATCATCACTATATAGATACATAAACGTCTTCAGCAGAACTATTTTTTGAAATACCAACGGTTCGCCATAAAATGTTCGATGGTGAGCCAGATTCAGCAGATAATCTATAATGTTACTTAGATCGTCTATAAACTGGTCATCTTCTGCGATGATTATATGTTGGCACCTGgaaatgataatgataaaaCAAGTCATATAAAAATACAGGAAATCATTCCGTTCTTTAAGATAAATTTCATACCGTGCCAAAATTTCCAGCAATATATCCAATATGGTgctgtaaataataaaattgggTTTCACCTCGAACAGATAATTTGAAATAGCTGTGTACAGCTCAATCCAATTATTCAGCTGTCCGCTCGATGTTGCTGCAGCCACTAAGccgggattttttgtttttataaggCATAAAATCTGCAACAATGCTCCGTGCAACGAGTTGGGATTCACATTGCGATTATTGGAACGATTTAAACTTTccaataataaacaaatgcgATCAAACATAAGATCCGGAGAAACGATGATAGATATTATCTTTGCCGCTAAGTAACGAGTTTGTAGTTCTGCACAACCGGAACAAATAGATACTAGAGGAACGAATCTCGAAAGCTGTAATCATTTTATGTGTGTTATAT harbors:
- the LOC121602557 gene encoding uncharacterized protein LOC121602557 isoform X2, which gives rise to MCAINGYDAESWSERNSSTLLFSALMVRVFGVQRTKDSENLNIRNKMTGRIFFLRYPMLYDYFVLELEKASKTIIQGSRSKKLHPLLLLLSRLYPSALEGSESNLKLSRFVPLVSICSGCAELQTRYLAAKIISIIVSPDLMFDRICLLLESLNRSNNRNVNPNSLHGALLQILCLIKTKNPGLVAAATSSGQLNNWIELYTAISNYLFEVKPNFIIYSTILDILLEILARCQHIIIAEDDQFIDDLSNIIDYLLNLAHHRTFYGEPLVFQKIVLLKTFMYLYSDDEAAIRSTQCFLLRIESDGEKKQSPEYIQAMLNTILLVLDIDHIGKHCEEYDITPVEVFYFRNICELKPDRLRWLKAELLRSQHFHSCLRRLIFDECHKQPYTIQVKAYLVLSYSGVAVSNVLLDGKSAREAIKSIFKVANSKPYQLRSAMFRCLKRMLQNESKGSNEFTLNVDFVSTLTAAYQSKPIRLTAVECLHIVGRKIFEGKSLNQYISFSFALLNLLSDDDSSIRAKASMVVSQLHQVVEKVKQKPLVATYAQSAYLRLLNKTMMGHKFTTNQIVSVIVVIWIMKEQEAEDESPNIDDISEMKVFDKNEVNIYGELELVRDYCIAELKHIESNNTDYTLDSNIDKIQKIVDKHLQQPTCIRELLKSTAKISSRFIGIVL